Proteins found in one Streptomyces sp. CB09001 genomic segment:
- a CDS encoding carbohydrate-binding protein: MTSDTPTTPDGPGPGPGSGADRGISRKTLLRAAVAAGATVPLLATGGIALARDAARSSGGQSLTPTPYCDDGDDLTPDQMEGPYFKPNSPLRTNLVTPGTPGTPLTVGGYVFGRNCVPLSGVLLDFWQADDNGGYDMAGYTFRGHQFTDATGAFALRTIVPGLYPGRTRHIHVKVQAPGEPVLTTQLYFPGEPRNSTDMIFDPALLMNVRGAGNGKEATFDFVLNVDGDTGPTDPPTDPPTDPPDGTWASGHAYTAGDRVTYGGGSFRCLQAHTSMAGWEPPNVPALWQRES, translated from the coding sequence ATGACCTCCGACACCCCCACCACCCCTGACGGGCCCGGGCCCGGCCCGGGCTCCGGCGCCGACCGCGGGATCAGCCGCAAGACGCTGCTCAGGGCGGCCGTCGCCGCCGGTGCCACCGTTCCGCTGCTCGCCACCGGCGGTATCGCGCTGGCCCGGGACGCCGCCCGCTCCTCCGGCGGCCAGAGCCTGACGCCGACCCCGTACTGCGACGACGGCGACGACCTGACGCCCGACCAGATGGAGGGTCCGTACTTCAAGCCGAACTCCCCGCTGCGCACCAACCTGGTCACCCCCGGCACCCCGGGCACCCCGCTGACCGTCGGCGGCTACGTCTTCGGCCGGAACTGCGTCCCGCTGTCCGGCGTGCTCCTCGACTTCTGGCAGGCCGACGACAACGGCGGCTACGACATGGCCGGGTACACCTTCCGCGGCCACCAGTTCACCGACGCCACCGGTGCCTTCGCCCTGCGGACGATCGTGCCCGGCCTCTATCCGGGCCGCACCCGGCACATCCACGTCAAGGTGCAGGCCCCCGGCGAGCCCGTGCTCACCACCCAGCTGTACTTCCCCGGCGAGCCCCGCAACAGCACGGACATGATCTTCGACCCGGCCCTGCTGATGAACGTCCGCGGCGCCGGCAACGGCAAGGAGGCCACCTTCGACTTCGTCCTGAACGTCGACGGCGACACCGGCCCCACGGACCCGCCCACCGACCCGCCCACCGACCCGCCGGACGGCACCTGGGCGAGCGGCCACGCCTACACCGCCGGTGACCGGGTCACGTACGGGGGCGGTTCCTTCCGCTGCCTCCAGGCGCACACCTCCATGGCGGGCTGGGAGCCGCCGAACGTGCCGGCGCTGTGGCAGCGCGAGTCCTGA
- a CDS encoding NAD(P)-dependent oxidoreductase, which translates to MPTVLITGASGFVGGHVVREAERRRAGVRLLAHRRPVPRSGARCVRGDLTDPESLRGVCDGVDVLIHCAAQIGGTKAANEAVNADGTTALVAEARRAGVRRVVHLSTASVYGRGTYRGQRPEELVRNPGSWTSRTRAAAEDAVLAAGGVVLRPHLVYGAGDAWVGPGMARVLRELPGTVAGWSARMSMIAVPDLARALVGAAFAPDSALSASVYHAAHPDPVGVGGALRAVAACAGIPWPRRDLTVRRARDLLAGNDVLPGVVDLLTTDHLFESDTLWSDLREAPGEPFGTGFRRAEPWYRSTLSSAGRP; encoded by the coding sequence GTGCCCACCGTACTGATCACCGGCGCGTCCGGCTTCGTGGGAGGACACGTCGTCCGCGAGGCGGAACGGCGGCGGGCCGGCGTCAGGCTGCTGGCGCACCGTCGTCCCGTCCCCCGCTCCGGGGCGCGGTGCGTACGGGGCGACCTGACCGACCCCGAGAGCCTGCGCGGCGTCTGCGACGGCGTCGACGTGCTGATCCACTGCGCGGCGCAGATAGGCGGCACGAAGGCGGCCAACGAGGCCGTGAACGCCGACGGCACGACCGCGCTGGTCGCGGAGGCCCGCCGGGCCGGGGTCCGCCGTGTCGTGCACCTGAGCACCGCCTCGGTCTACGGCCGCGGCACCTACCGGGGCCAGCGGCCCGAGGAGCTCGTCCGCAACCCGGGGTCCTGGACCTCCCGCACCCGCGCCGCCGCCGAGGACGCCGTGCTCGCGGCCGGCGGGGTCGTCCTGCGGCCCCACCTGGTGTACGGGGCGGGAGACGCCTGGGTCGGACCCGGCATGGCCCGGGTGCTGCGCGAGCTGCCGGGCACGGTGGCGGGCTGGTCCGCGCGGATGTCGATGATCGCCGTACCGGATCTGGCCCGGGCCCTGGTGGGTGCCGCGTTCGCGCCCGACTCGGCGCTGTCCGCGTCCGTCTACCACGCGGCGCACCCGGATCCGGTCGGCGTCGGCGGCGCCCTGCGCGCCGTCGCCGCCTGCGCCGGGATCCCCTGGCCGCGGCGTGACCTCACGGTACGGCGGGCACGGGACCTGCTGGCCGGGAACGACGTCCTGCCGGGCGTGGTCGACCTGCTGACCACCGATCACCTCTTCGAGTCCGACACCCTCTGGTCGGACCTCCGGGAGGCGCCGGGCGAGCCCTTCGGCACCGGGTTCCGGCGTGCCGAGCCCTGGTACCGGTCCACGCTGTCGTCCGCCGGGCGCCCGTGA
- a CDS encoding ScbA/BarX family gamma-butyrolactone biosynthesis protein, translating into MPNLAPTAPGVTAQPRKLTSTVPREYVHRAAVSEVLLTGWEHDGSAAGDRSGFVVGAQWPRCHSLFASDRGYQDPMLLVESVRQIGSLLAHAEFDVPFGYQFLMSDLSVSADPELFRADAVPTDVEMHTLCRDVVRRGRSLREMRYDVTVRRGNEVRATASAAFRCMSPDVYRRLRGERPTDCHRTPPPALDPAAVRHGSPWHVLLGEPAPATPGRWELRVDTAHPTYFDHPTDHIPGMVLLEAARQAAHAVTGLPCALLSDVRADFARYAEFDSPCWVTATVEGHGTRGELPVRVCGSQEGETVFTADLVLRPRVS; encoded by the coding sequence ATGCCGAACCTCGCCCCGACGGCACCCGGCGTCACGGCACAGCCCCGGAAGCTGACCTCCACGGTTCCGCGTGAATACGTGCACCGCGCAGCCGTCTCCGAAGTCCTGCTCACCGGCTGGGAGCACGACGGTTCCGCCGCCGGCGACCGCAGCGGTTTCGTGGTCGGGGCCCAGTGGCCCCGCTGCCACTCCCTGTTCGCCTCCGACCGCGGATACCAGGATCCGATGCTGCTGGTCGAGTCCGTGCGGCAGATCGGTTCCCTGCTCGCGCACGCCGAGTTCGACGTGCCGTTCGGCTATCAGTTCCTCATGTCCGACCTCAGCGTGAGCGCCGACCCGGAGCTCTTCAGGGCCGACGCGGTCCCCACCGACGTCGAGATGCACACCCTGTGCCGGGACGTCGTGCGCCGCGGCCGCAGCCTGCGCGAGATGCGCTACGACGTCACCGTGCGGCGGGGCAACGAGGTGCGGGCGACCGCCTCGGCCGCCTTCCGGTGCATGAGTCCGGACGTGTACAGACGGCTGCGGGGAGAGCGCCCCACGGACTGCCACCGCACACCCCCGCCGGCGCTCGACCCCGCGGCCGTGCGCCACGGCAGCCCCTGGCACGTCCTGCTGGGCGAACCCGCGCCGGCGACGCCGGGCCGCTGGGAGCTGCGGGTCGACACGGCCCACCCGACCTACTTCGACCACCCGACCGACCACATCCCCGGCATGGTCCTGCTGGAGGCCGCCCGGCAGGCCGCCCACGCCGTCACCGGGCTCCCCTGCGCCCTGCTCTCGGACGTGCGGGCCGACTTCGCGCGCTACGCCGAGTTCGACTCCCCGTGCTGGGTCACGGCCACCGTCGAGGGGCACGGCACCCGGGGCGAGCTGCCGGTGCGGGTGTGCGGCAGCCAGGAGGGCGAGACCGTCTTCACCGCCGACCTCGTCCTGCGTCCCCGCGTCAGCTGA
- a CDS encoding response regulator transcription factor, translated as MNRQYAELVGPSPQHPLRPAPVRRAARNVLVVENDQRSAETLLRGLTRQGYAARGVDTGAQALRGHRDADLILLDLDLPDLDGLEVCRAIRAISDTPIITVTARRSELDCVLGLQAGSDDYLVKPYGFRELLARMEAVMRRSHGRPATADTGRVITHAGLRIDVAARAATLHGEPLDLTRKEFDLLHLLALQAGTVLTRRQIMAHVWDDAWSPRGRTVDTHVGTLRGKLGSSAWIVTVRGVGFRLGQP; from the coding sequence ATGAACCGGCAGTACGCGGAGCTCGTCGGACCGTCGCCGCAGCACCCTCTCCGACCCGCCCCGGTCCGCCGCGCGGCCCGGAACGTCCTGGTCGTCGAGAACGACCAACGGTCCGCCGAAACGCTCCTGCGGGGGCTGACCCGGCAGGGGTACGCCGCGCGGGGCGTGGACACCGGCGCCCAGGCGCTGCGCGGCCACCGCGACGCCGACCTGATCCTGCTCGACCTCGACCTGCCCGACCTGGACGGCCTCGAGGTGTGCCGGGCCATCCGGGCGATCAGCGACACACCGATCATCACGGTGACCGCGCGGCGCTCGGAACTCGACTGTGTGCTCGGCCTCCAGGCGGGCTCGGACGACTACCTGGTCAAGCCGTACGGCTTCCGCGAGCTGCTGGCCCGCATGGAGGCGGTGATGCGCCGCTCGCACGGCCGGCCGGCCACCGCGGACACCGGCCGGGTCATCACCCACGCCGGGCTGCGCATCGACGTGGCCGCCCGGGCGGCCACCCTCCACGGGGAGCCCCTGGACCTGACCCGCAAGGAGTTCGACCTGCTCCACCTACTGGCCCTGCAGGCCGGTACGGTGCTCACCCGGCGCCAGATCATGGCCCACGTCTGGGACGACGCCTGGTCGCCGCGGGGCCGGACCGTGGACACGCACGTCGGCACCCTGCGCGGCAAACTCGGCTCCAGCGCCTGGATCGTCACCGTGCGCGGGGTGGGTTTCCGGCTCGGCCAACCGTGA
- a CDS encoding ScbR family autoregulator-binding transcription factor, translating into MAQQERGRQSRRSILEAAAHVFDERGYDAASTNDILARTGLTRGSLYHHFPSKEAIAVALVQAHGEALDVPEGPVRLQSVIDLTLEFARRLQHDPVLRASVRLTTEQTSFHRPPQTAYEQSLEAIEKLLREAKEGDELLPGVDVDEAASMIVGCFTGLQIMSQAYTGREDLGDRVGSFWRFFLPGLATPGLIGRLRTAAPAS; encoded by the coding sequence ATGGCTCAACAGGAACGCGGCAGGCAGTCGCGACGGTCGATTCTCGAGGCCGCCGCCCACGTTTTCGACGAACGCGGTTACGACGCCGCCAGCACCAACGACATACTGGCCCGCACCGGGCTGACCCGTGGCTCCCTCTATCACCACTTCCCCTCCAAGGAAGCCATCGCCGTGGCCCTGGTCCAGGCCCACGGCGAGGCCCTGGACGTACCGGAGGGGCCGGTGCGGCTGCAGTCGGTGATCGACCTGACCCTGGAGTTCGCCCGCCGTCTCCAGCACGACCCGGTACTGCGCGCCAGCGTGCGTCTGACCACTGAGCAGACCTCCTTCCACCGCCCTCCGCAGACCGCCTACGAGCAGTCCCTGGAGGCGATCGAGAAGCTGCTGCGGGAGGCGAAGGAAGGGGACGAGCTCCTGCCGGGCGTCGATGTGGACGAGGCGGCGTCGATGATCGTCGGCTGCTTCACCGGCCTGCAGATCATGTCCCAGGCGTACACCGGCCGGGAGGACCTGGGCGACCGGGTCGGCTCCTTCTGGCGCTTCTTCCTGCCCGGACTCGCCACCCCCGGCCTGATCGGCCGGCTCCGCACCGCGGCCCCCGCGTCCTGA
- a CDS encoding TetR/AcrR family transcriptional regulator, which produces MQTRSERTREALIRATAELIADGCPADAGLVNICRRAGVSRGALYHHFSSTAALAAAVHEQARGRLEEIVDVAFSGAAVDAPERFCLALTEALGSDKIVRAGMELAPDGSAGPPRLRDHLMSLLRDRVAAAHEAAGRRHGAPPGDLADLAVVVAAGIETLGRSDPGWWDGDTSRRLWGLIRPPFPQADGGHRRLP; this is translated from the coding sequence ATGCAGACACGGTCCGAGCGGACTCGTGAGGCTCTGATCAGGGCCACGGCGGAGCTGATCGCGGACGGGTGCCCGGCCGACGCGGGCCTGGTCAACATCTGCCGCCGGGCCGGCGTGAGCCGCGGCGCGCTCTACCACCACTTCTCCTCGACGGCCGCCCTCGCGGCCGCCGTCCACGAACAGGCGCGCGGCCGGCTGGAGGAGATCGTCGACGTGGCGTTCTCCGGTGCGGCCGTGGACGCGCCGGAGCGCTTCTGCCTGGCGCTCACCGAGGCGCTGGGCAGCGACAAGATCGTCCGGGCGGGCATGGAACTGGCCCCGGACGGCTCAGCGGGGCCGCCGAGGCTGCGCGACCACCTGATGTCGCTGCTCCGCGACCGGGTGGCCGCCGCGCACGAGGCGGCCGGCCGGCGGCACGGCGCGCCGCCCGGGGACCTGGCCGATCTGGCCGTGGTCGTGGCGGCCGGCATCGAGACACTGGGCCGGTCGGACCCCGGGTGGTGGGACGGCGACACCTCCCGGCGCCTGTGGGGACTGATACGCCCGCCGTTCCCCCAGGCGGACGGCGGCCACCGCCGCCTGCCGTGA
- a CDS encoding OvmZ protein gives MDERERATEEHTSRDCARRCGRICTRCLDRTGRELRTLLALYKESDETLAATPATALRQRVSGSRGSVGIVLDERVVSLRSRVTETLSLWARLVLDERGDTALGTTERGLGRLVRFLGQQLPWFADHPAGVEFTEEITELLTDLDELFGPGPVNRFPLGPCPRPECGGALFGVRPADRDRVPSHVSCDAGHPVPPRQWLLLAGRTEKERAA, from the coding sequence ATGGATGAGCGTGAGAGAGCCACCGAGGAGCACACGAGCAGGGACTGCGCACGGCGGTGCGGCCGGATCTGCACCCGCTGCCTGGACCGGACCGGCCGTGAACTGCGGACGCTGCTCGCCCTGTACAAGGAGAGCGACGAAACCCTGGCCGCCACCCCCGCGACGGCGCTGCGGCAGCGGGTGAGCGGCAGTCGCGGCAGCGTCGGCATCGTGCTGGACGAGCGGGTCGTGTCCCTGCGGAGCCGGGTGACCGAGACCCTGAGCCTGTGGGCCCGGCTCGTCCTGGACGAGCGCGGCGACACCGCCCTCGGCACCACGGAGCGGGGGCTCGGCCGGCTGGTGCGGTTCCTGGGGCAGCAACTGCCGTGGTTCGCCGACCACCCCGCCGGTGTCGAGTTCACCGAGGAGATCACCGAACTGCTCACGGATCTGGACGAGTTGTTCGGTCCTGGGCCGGTGAACAGGTTCCCGCTCGGGCCGTGTCCGCGGCCGGAGTGCGGGGGCGCCCTCTTCGGCGTCCGGCCGGCGGACCGCGACCGCGTTCCCAGCCATGTCTCCTGCGACGCCGGCCACCCGGTGCCGCCCCGCCAGTGGCTGCTGCTGGCCGGCCGTACGGAGAAGGAGCGGGCGGCGTGA
- a CDS encoding dehydrogenase, translating into MPVSTWTPVGRWTGTVTHDDEVDEYTVAFAADGSLSVTTRKSTGYGAWTAVGDETLEFSLREDFNVDVTQISPNGHHAAYIQIDITARLTGDTLSGEGKAVVHGPDDAVIYATGARTEARRVS; encoded by the coding sequence ATGCCTGTTTCTACCTGGACCCCCGTCGGACGATGGACGGGTACGGTCACGCACGACGACGAGGTGGACGAGTACACGGTCGCCTTCGCCGCGGACGGTTCGCTCTCGGTCACGACGCGGAAGAGCACCGGCTACGGCGCGTGGACCGCCGTCGGCGACGAGACCCTGGAGTTCTCCCTGCGCGAGGACTTCAACGTCGACGTCACCCAGATCAGCCCGAACGGCCACCACGCCGCGTACATACAGATCGACATCACGGCGCGCCTCACCGGGGACACGCTCTCCGGCGAGGGCAAGGCCGTCGTGCACGGTCCCGACGACGCCGTGATCTACGCGACGGGCGCCCGGACCGAAGCGCGCAGGGTGTCATGA
- a CDS encoding nuclear transport factor 2 family protein encodes MTTPVQAAVPADLAAEVARLSDVTALKDLADRYLASLDAGTFDAAWAGALFTDDVEMTFPVGSHRGSAGVDGFTAQIMARWGRTHHHGSESTVEVDGDRAEVGWSLIASHVHHGSPLPPDASEYFQLGGRFAGTARRTPDGWRFDRLRLRIVWTTGAVPAGVTRVDARTLDTRGGRGTPAQ; translated from the coding sequence ATGACCACCCCGGTGCAGGCCGCGGTCCCCGCCGACCTGGCCGCCGAGGTGGCCCGGCTGTCCGACGTCACGGCGCTCAAGGACCTCGCCGACCGTTATCTGGCCAGCCTCGACGCGGGCACCTTCGACGCGGCGTGGGCCGGCGCGCTGTTCACGGACGACGTGGAGATGACGTTCCCGGTCGGCAGCCACCGGGGCAGCGCGGGTGTCGACGGCTTCACCGCGCAGATCATGGCGCGCTGGGGCCGTACGCACCACCACGGCTCCGAGAGCACGGTCGAGGTCGACGGCGACCGCGCCGAAGTGGGCTGGAGCCTGATCGCCTCCCATGTGCACCACGGCTCGCCGCTGCCGCCGGACGCCTCCGAGTACTTCCAGCTCGGCGGCCGTTTCGCCGGTACGGCCCGGCGCACGCCGGACGGCTGGCGCTTCGACCGGCTGCGGCTGCGCATCGTGTGGACCACCGGAGCCGTACCCGCCGGTGTCACCCGGGTCGACGCGCGGACGCTCGACACCCGCGGCGGCCGCGGCACCCCCGCCCAGTAG
- a CDS encoding ester cyclase, which translates to MPTTLTPDQQKELIEKVFHEGLDLGDLSAADRYLTADFRNHGSHDDSMRGPEAFKHTIRIQQSAFSDIKYEILDFIAMGDKAAIRWVMHGRHTGPFIGIQPTGLQVQHQAIIWFRFEGDRIAERWGIVDNFALQRFLQSGGKPAGPLTPAGRPGA; encoded by the coding sequence ATGCCCACCACGCTCACGCCGGACCAGCAGAAGGAACTCATCGAGAAGGTCTTCCACGAGGGCCTCGACCTCGGCGACCTCTCGGCCGCCGACCGCTACCTCACCGCGGACTTCCGCAACCACGGCAGCCACGACGACTCCATGCGCGGACCGGAGGCGTTCAAGCACACCATCCGGATCCAGCAGTCCGCCTTCAGCGACATCAAGTACGAGATCCTCGACTTCATCGCCATGGGCGACAAGGCCGCCATCCGCTGGGTGATGCACGGCCGGCACACGGGCCCCTTCATCGGGATCCAGCCGACCGGGCTCCAGGTCCAGCACCAGGCGATCATCTGGTTCCGCTTCGAGGGCGACCGGATCGCCGAACGCTGGGGCATCGTCGACAACTTCGCCCTGCAGCGCTTCCTGCAGTCGGGCGGCAAGCCGGCCGGCCCCCTCACCCCGGCCGGCCGCCCCGGCGCCTGA
- a CDS encoding nitroreductase family deazaflavin-dependent oxidoreductase, whose protein sequence is MPIDRKVARFNRRFANRFVGPLFSRLPGFGKVHHRGRKSGREFATPVKLFRRGTDIVITLPYGPGSDWVKNVLAAGGCEITTRGRRIRVTDPVVFTDDGSTRMPAVTRRILSRVEATEFLALTPVPAPLPAGR, encoded by the coding sequence ATGCCCATCGACAGAAAAGTCGCCCGGTTCAACCGGCGGTTCGCCAACCGGTTCGTCGGCCCCCTGTTCAGCCGCCTGCCGGGCTTCGGGAAGGTCCATCACCGGGGCCGCAAGTCCGGACGGGAGTTCGCCACGCCGGTCAAACTGTTCCGGCGCGGCACGGACATCGTCATCACGCTGCCGTACGGGCCCGGCTCCGACTGGGTCAAGAACGTGCTGGCGGCGGGCGGTTGCGAGATCACCACCCGAGGGCGCCGCATCCGGGTCACCGACCCCGTGGTCTTCACCGACGACGGCAGCACGCGCATGCCGGCCGTGACCCGCCGCATCCTGTCCCGGGTCGAGGCCACCGAGTTCCTCGCCCTGACGCCGGTGCCCGCGCCGCTGCCGGCGGGCCGGTGA
- a CDS encoding NAD(P)H-dependent oxidoreductase: MTPAPVRVALLVGSAREGRLAPDVAGWFAGVARRRGDLVLDVVDVAHHPLPSDLAADDPVAAALRPRLAGAEAYAVVVPEYNRSIPGPLKTLVDSFQTEWRAKPVGFVGYGLGAAGGVRAIEHLRQIFAEFHCVGMKDVVTFPRVLDHFDAEGRFPAEPERCEAAAKLMLDQLMWWADALRAAKAARPYGS; this comes from the coding sequence GTGACGCCCGCGCCGGTCCGGGTCGCGCTCCTCGTCGGCTCGGCCCGCGAAGGGCGGCTCGCCCCGGACGTCGCGGGCTGGTTCGCCGGTGTCGCCCGGCGGCGCGGGGACCTCGTCCTGGACGTCGTGGACGTGGCCCACCATCCGCTGCCGTCCGACCTGGCCGCGGACGACCCCGTGGCCGCGGCGCTGCGTCCCCGGCTCGCGGGCGCCGAGGCCTACGCGGTGGTCGTGCCGGAGTACAACCGCAGCATTCCCGGGCCGCTGAAGACGCTGGTCGACAGCTTCCAGACCGAGTGGCGGGCCAAGCCGGTCGGCTTCGTCGGCTACGGGCTCGGCGCGGCGGGCGGAGTGCGCGCGATCGAGCATCTGCGGCAGATCTTCGCCGAGTTCCACTGCGTGGGGATGAAGGACGTCGTCACCTTCCCCCGCGTGCTCGACCACTTCGACGCCGAGGGACGGTTTCCCGCCGAGCCCGAGCGGTGCGAGGCGGCCGCCAAGCTCATGCTCGACCAGCTGATGTGGTGGGCCGACGCCCTGCGCGCGGCCAAGGCGGCCCGCCCCTACGGCTCCTGA
- a CDS encoding cation:proton antiporter: MAAVPVPLSDLLIAVPTVILVSRAAAQFLRRAGQPPVVGEILAGILLGPSLLGALWPEGQAWLFGPSVIPYIDMLGNVGLLVFMFLVGLELDLGALRGDRRTALAVSQAGTAVPLVLGALLALGMYGPLAPDGTDRLSFVLFIGVALSITAFPVLARILTDRGLYRSRVGALAMASAAVGDVSAWCLLAAVVAIANSGSPFDAVTTALYATAFACVLFYVVRPLLTRWTARAERGHSDAVVLVVLFSGLCLSGYVTDLIGVHALFGAFLFGVVTPRGSRRTATAAIRLRAFAVPVLLPLFFVSTGLRTDVSLLGGGSALWLWAGAVLAVAGLGKWGGAALAARLTGNGWRDAMSLGALMNCRGLTELVVLDIGLGLGIVGPDLFTVLVLMALVTTAMTTPALSLIRRRADAADVPDGPDGPDGPDGPDGPDGPDGPGAPEAADAENPVLQPAERR, encoded by the coding sequence ATGGCCGCTGTTCCCGTCCCTCTCTCCGACCTCCTCATCGCCGTTCCGACGGTGATCCTCGTCAGCCGGGCGGCCGCCCAGTTCCTGCGCCGGGCCGGTCAGCCACCGGTGGTCGGAGAGATCCTCGCCGGCATCCTGCTCGGCCCCTCCCTGCTGGGCGCGCTGTGGCCCGAGGGCCAGGCCTGGCTGTTCGGCCCGTCCGTGATCCCGTACATCGACATGCTCGGCAATGTCGGGCTGCTCGTCTTCATGTTCCTCGTCGGGCTGGAACTCGACCTCGGCGCACTGCGCGGGGACCGCAGAACCGCCCTCGCCGTCTCCCAGGCGGGCACCGCCGTGCCGCTCGTGCTGGGTGCCCTGCTGGCGCTCGGCATGTACGGCCCGCTCGCCCCGGACGGCACCGACCGGCTCTCGTTCGTCCTGTTCATCGGGGTCGCGCTCAGCATCACCGCGTTCCCGGTCCTGGCCCGCATCCTCACCGATCGCGGGCTGTACCGCAGCCGGGTGGGCGCGCTCGCCATGGCCAGCGCGGCCGTCGGCGACGTGAGCGCATGGTGCCTGCTGGCCGCCGTCGTGGCGATCGCGAACAGCGGTTCGCCCTTCGACGCCGTCACGACCGCGCTGTACGCGACGGCCTTCGCGTGCGTCCTGTTCTACGTCGTCCGGCCGCTGCTGACCCGGTGGACCGCGCGGGCCGAACGGGGTCACTCCGACGCCGTGGTGCTGGTCGTGCTGTTCAGCGGCCTGTGCCTGTCCGGATACGTCACCGATCTGATCGGTGTGCACGCGCTGTTCGGCGCCTTCCTGTTCGGTGTGGTCACCCCGCGCGGCAGCCGGCGGACCGCGACGGCGGCGATACGACTGCGTGCCTTCGCGGTGCCGGTACTGCTGCCGCTCTTCTTCGTGAGCACCGGGCTGCGGACCGACGTGTCGCTGCTGGGCGGCGGTTCGGCGCTGTGGCTGTGGGCCGGTGCCGTACTCGCCGTGGCGGGGCTGGGGAAGTGGGGCGGGGCCGCGCTCGCGGCCCGGCTGACCGGCAACGGGTGGCGCGATGCGATGTCCCTCGGCGCGCTGATGAACTGCCGGGGGCTGACCGAGCTGGTCGTGCTGGACATCGGTCTCGGCCTCGGGATCGTCGGCCCCGACCTGTTCACCGTCCTGGTGCTCATGGCCCTGGTGACCACGGCGATGACCACGCCGGCGCTGAGCCTGATCCGCCGGAGGGCGGACGCCGCGGACGTCCCGGACGGCCCGGACGGTCCGGACGGTCCGGACGGTCCGGACGGTCCGGACGGTCCGGACGGTCCCGGTGCACCTGAAGCCGCCGATGCGGAGAACCCCGTGCTGCAACCTGCCGAACGGCGCTGA